The Methylobacterium currus genome contains a region encoding:
- the pgsA gene encoding CDP-diacylglycerol--glycerol-3-phosphate 3-phosphatidyltransferase, translated as MNVVVPRRRSTALNLANLLTYGRLVAVPVVVALLFWPQDDTARWIAVAVFVAAAITDYLDGYVARTYSQSSALGRMLDPIADKLLVAASLLMLCADGTIRGWSLWAAIVILCREILVSGLREYLAELKVGVPVSRVAKWKTAVQLVALGVLIAGPAGERVLPGNGTLGLILLWLAAALTLYTGYDYMRSGIRHVIDDER; from the coding sequence ATGAACGTGGTCGTACCCCGGCGCCGCTCGACGGCCCTGAACCTCGCCAACCTCCTGACCTACGGCCGTCTGGTCGCGGTCCCGGTGGTGGTGGCGCTGCTGTTCTGGCCACAGGACGACACGGCGCGCTGGATCGCCGTCGCGGTCTTCGTCGCCGCGGCGATCACCGACTATCTCGACGGCTATGTCGCCCGCACCTATTCCCAGAGCTCGGCGCTCGGGCGGATGCTCGACCCGATCGCCGACAAGCTCCTGGTCGCCGCGAGCCTGCTGATGCTCTGCGCCGACGGGACGATCCGCGGCTGGTCGCTCTGGGCCGCGATCGTGATCCTGTGCCGCGAGATCCTGGTCTCGGGCCTGCGCGAGTACCTGGCCGAGCTGAAGGTCGGCGTGCCGGTGAGCCGGGTCGCCAAGTGGAAGACGGCGGTGCAGCTCGTGGCCCTCGGCGTGCTGATCGCCGGCCCCGCCGGCGAGCGGGTGCTCCCCGGCAACGGCACCCTCGGGCTGATCCTGCTGTGGCTCGCCGCGGCACTGACCCTCTATACCGGCTACGACTACATGCGCTCCGGCATCCGCCACGTGATCGACGACGAGAGATGA
- the moaD gene encoding molybdopterin converting factor subunit 1, with translation MKLVYFAWVRERIGRPEETLDLPQEVATVADLVAWLRGRGEEYAYAFETDGVVRAAVDRVHAKPETRLAGASEVAFFPPMTGG, from the coding sequence ATGAAGCTCGTCTACTTCGCCTGGGTCCGCGAGCGGATCGGCCGCCCCGAAGAGACCCTCGACCTGCCGCAGGAGGTGGCGACCGTCGCCGACCTCGTCGCCTGGCTGAGGGGCCGCGGTGAGGAATACGCCTACGCCTTCGAGACGGACGGCGTGGTCCGCGCCGCCGTCGACCGGGTCCATGCCAAGCCCGAGACGAGGCTTGCCGGCGCGAGCGAGGTGGCATTCTTCCCACCGATGACCGGGGGTTGA
- a CDS encoding DUF3616 domain-containing protein: MSRPLPLLALLASSLAVPAASAEPVTIGPLMEHRGMCEASGAVPYPRGSVNDRFLVVDDESTVMGLYRAGASGDALPLSGADLAAHLGLTPEDRKADLESATWLGSDLYVLGSHSRRHGGKQSPGRGRLAALTVTESGGVTSLTPKGGTVRGLPQAFAALSPLFASRIGLDVPARDDLDPKRKGFNIEGMAPRPDGTSLWLGLRNPLDTDANALLVPLENPAEAVAGAAPRLGTPVALDLKGRGIRDIAYAPEARAYLILAGGAGGGGEPFDLYRWSGDPADRPVRVEGAAAAFAGIPDFQPEALLVSPAGDRIQVLSDDGEALGSDGKPCEESRDGKRFRSLTLDVR; this comes from the coding sequence ATGTCCCGCCCCCTGCCGCTCCTCGCGCTCCTGGCCTCGTCGCTGGCGGTCCCCGCCGCCTCGGCCGAGCCGGTGACGATCGGCCCGCTCATGGAGCATCGCGGGATGTGCGAGGCCTCGGGCGCGGTGCCCTATCCGCGCGGCAGCGTCAACGACCGGTTCCTGGTGGTCGACGACGAATCGACGGTGATGGGGCTCTACCGGGCCGGCGCCAGCGGTGACGCGCTGCCGCTGAGCGGCGCCGATCTCGCAGCCCATCTCGGTCTCACCCCCGAGGACCGCAAGGCCGACCTCGAATCCGCGACCTGGCTCGGATCCGACCTCTACGTGCTCGGGTCGCACAGCCGCCGGCACGGCGGCAAGCAGAGCCCGGGCCGCGGCCGCCTCGCCGCGCTGACGGTGACGGAATCGGGCGGCGTGACCAGCCTGACCCCCAAGGGCGGCACGGTCAGGGGACTGCCCCAGGCCTTCGCGGCCCTGTCGCCGCTCTTCGCGTCGCGGATCGGCCTCGACGTGCCGGCCCGGGACGACCTCGACCCCAAGCGCAAGGGTTTCAACATCGAGGGAATGGCGCCGCGGCCGGACGGGACGTCGCTCTGGCTCGGCCTGCGCAACCCGCTCGACACCGACGCGAACGCCCTGCTGGTGCCGCTGGAGAACCCGGCCGAGGCGGTCGCCGGCGCCGCCCCGCGCCTCGGCACCCCGGTCGCCCTGGACCTCAAGGGCCGCGGCATCCGCGACATCGCCTACGCCCCGGAGGCCAGGGCCTACCTGATCCTCGCGGGTGGCGCCGGCGGCGGGGGCGAGCCGTTCGACCTCTATCGCTGGTCGGGCGATCCGGCTGACAGGCCGGTCCGGGTCGAGGGCGCCGCCGCGGCCTTCGCGGGGATCCCGGATTTCCAGCCCGAGGCCCTGCTGGTCAGCCCGGCCGGCGACCGGATCCAGGTACTGAGCGACGACGGCGAGGCCCTGGGCTCCGACGGCAAGCCGTGCGAGGAGTCGCGGGACGGCAAGCGGTTCCGGAGCCTGACGCTCGACGTGAGGTGA
- a CDS encoding metal ABC transporter solute-binding protein, Zn/Mn family, with protein MGRLRIGTLLLALSLAFLSLASMGLAWIAPARAQEPVRQELVRQEPVRVVATFSILGDLVRQVGGSRVAVTTLVGPNGDAHSFVPAPADAQAVAAARLVVVNGLGFEGWIDRLIKASGTKATVVVAAKDIVPIEEEDEGGGHGHDQGHSQDHGHAHAADPHAWQNVANTRSYVATIRDGLLSVDPEGAGTYQANAAAYLAQLDALDAEVRTAIAGIPEARRRIVTTHDAFGYFAKAYGLRFLAPQGVSSQSEATARDVAAIVRQVRRDKIPAVFLENISDPRLMQQIARESGARAGGRVFSDALSEPGGPAPTYLEMIRHNVKEFVAALSG; from the coding sequence ATGGGCAGGCTGAGGATCGGGACGCTGCTGCTGGCCTTGAGCCTGGCCTTCTTGAGCCTGGCCTCCATGGGGCTCGCCTGGATCGCCCCGGCGCGGGCGCAGGAGCCCGTCCGGCAGGAGCTTGTCCGGCAGGAGCCTGTCCGGGTCGTGGCGACCTTCTCGATCCTCGGCGATCTTGTGCGCCAGGTCGGGGGTTCGCGGGTCGCCGTCACCACCCTGGTCGGGCCGAACGGCGATGCGCACAGCTTCGTGCCGGCCCCGGCCGACGCGCAGGCCGTGGCCGCCGCCCGGCTCGTGGTGGTCAACGGTCTCGGCTTCGAGGGCTGGATCGACCGGCTGATCAAGGCCTCGGGCACCAAGGCCACGGTCGTCGTCGCCGCAAAGGACATCGTCCCGATCGAGGAGGAGGACGAGGGCGGCGGTCACGGTCATGATCAGGGGCATTCCCAAGATCACGGGCATGCCCACGCCGCCGATCCCCATGCCTGGCAGAACGTCGCCAACACCAGGAGCTACGTCGCCACGATCCGTGACGGCCTCCTGAGCGTCGATCCCGAGGGAGCGGGGACCTACCAGGCCAACGCGGCCGCCTATCTGGCGCAGCTCGACGCCCTCGACGCGGAGGTGCGGACGGCGATCGCCGGCATCCCGGAGGCGCGCCGGCGCATCGTCACCACGCACGACGCCTTCGGCTACTTCGCGAAGGCCTACGGCCTGCGCTTCCTCGCCCCCCAGGGCGTGTCGAGCCAGAGCGAGGCCACCGCCCGCGACGTCGCCGCCATCGTGCGGCAGGTCCGCCGCGACAAGATCCCGGCGGTGTTTCTCGAAAACATCTCCGACCCGCGGCTGATGCAGCAGATCGCCCGCGAGAGCGGCGCCAGGGCGGGCGGCCGGGTCTTCTCCGACGCCCTGTCCGAGCCCGGCGGCCCGGCCCCGACCTATCTCGAGATGATCCGCCACAACGTGAAGGAGTTCGTGGCGGCGCTGAGCGGGTGA
- a CDS encoding chemotaxis protein translates to MKNKRFRIEDSLGVAYAPVEVAAAPPSSVNDDRISEILATVNELKRLTASTTGDVIDACRREMAEIYGMRTELDVMKAAIGRTKHEIAVLHRQDFDGKGVRRAAGELDAVVDATERATTAILAAVEDIETHASMLRSNGGLKDHSDVDTILERTVVLYEACNFQDLTGQRISKIVSVLKFVEDHIDRMIEAWGGLEAFKDLIGERAGVSIDDESSLLNGPKLDEDPGHVDQNDIDALFD, encoded by the coding sequence ATGAAGAACAAGCGCTTCCGCATCGAGGACAGTCTCGGCGTTGCCTATGCTCCCGTCGAGGTGGCGGCGGCTCCGCCGTCCTCGGTCAACGACGACCGGATCTCCGAGATCCTGGCGACGGTCAACGAGCTCAAGCGGCTCACCGCCTCCACCACCGGCGACGTGATCGACGCCTGCCGGCGGGAGATGGCCGAGATCTACGGCATGCGCACCGAGCTCGACGTGATGAAGGCGGCGATCGGACGGACCAAGCACGAGATCGCCGTGCTGCACCGGCAGGATTTCGACGGCAAGGGCGTGCGCCGGGCCGCCGGCGAGCTGGACGCCGTGGTCGACGCCACCGAGCGGGCCACCACCGCAATCCTGGCTGCGGTCGAGGACATCGAGACCCATGCCTCCATGCTGCGCTCGAACGGCGGCCTGAAGGATCATTCCGACGTCGACACGATCCTCGAGCGCACCGTGGTGCTCTACGAGGCCTGCAACTTCCAGGACCTGACCGGCCAGCGCATCAGCAAGATCGTCAGCGTGCTGAAGTTCGTCGAGGACCACATCGACCGGATGATCGAGGCCTGGGGCGGGCTCGAGGCCTTCAAGGACCTCATCGGCGAGCGCGCCGGGGTCAGCATCGACGACGAGAGCAGCCTGCTCAACGGACCGAAGCTCGACGAGGATCCTGGCCACGTCGACCAGAACGATATCGACGCGCTGTTCGACTGA
- the uvrC gene encoding excinuclease ABC subunit UvrC: MSRQPGNDVPPDALDAIEDDDEAVDALDTAPEIDFDLDAGAGAIQAGTAVIRRFWTTLPTSPGVYRMFDAKGDVLYVGKAKNLKNRVGSYARGQAHTNRIARMIAETASMEFVTTATETEALLLEANLIKQLKPRFNVLMRDDKSLPYILLTADTDAPQLVKHRGARRRAGHYYGPFASVWAVNRTVNALQRAFLLRSCSDSYFENRTRPCLLYQIKRCSGPCTKEISVEDYAGLAAEARGFLSGKSNAVKERMAAEMQAASDAWEFEKAARYRDRIAALAAIQGVQGVNTQGIEEADVFALDEQAGQFCIEVFFFRNWQNWGNRAYFPKADRSMTPAEVLASFLAQFYDDKPAPRLVLTSHEIEDAELLAAALSTRGENRVEIHSPKRGERKNLVDYAARNAREALARRLADTASQGKLLAALGTSFGLASAPRRIEVYDNSHIMGTNAVGAMIVAGPTGFMKTHYRTFTIKSEEVKPGDDYGMMREVLQRRFARLVKEHPRTKAEAAIAAAEGGPPEPEPAPDPADTDVFPAWPDLVLIDGGRGQLEAARKALDEVGVTDVPLVGIAKGRDRDAGRETFFVPGQAPFRLPPRDPTLYFVQRLRDEAHRFAIGAHRAKRKREMVRNPLDEIPGVGPTRKRALLHHFGTVKAIQRAALEDLARTPGVNAATARAVYDFFHADA, translated from the coding sequence ATGAGCCGACAGCCTGGGAACGACGTGCCGCCCGACGCCCTCGACGCGATCGAGGACGACGACGAGGCGGTGGACGCCCTCGACACCGCCCCCGAGATCGACTTCGACCTCGATGCCGGCGCAGGCGCGATCCAGGCCGGCACCGCGGTGATCCGCCGGTTCTGGACCACCCTGCCGACCTCGCCGGGCGTCTACCGGATGTTCGACGCCAAGGGCGACGTGCTCTACGTCGGCAAGGCGAAGAACCTGAAGAACCGGGTCGGGTCCTACGCCCGCGGCCAGGCGCACACCAATCGCATCGCCCGGATGATCGCCGAGACGGCCTCGATGGAGTTCGTCACCACGGCGACCGAGACCGAGGCCTTGCTGCTGGAAGCGAACCTCATCAAGCAGCTGAAGCCCCGCTTCAACGTGCTGATGCGGGACGACAAGTCCCTGCCCTACATCCTGCTCACCGCGGATACCGACGCGCCGCAGCTCGTCAAGCATCGCGGGGCGCGACGCCGGGCCGGCCACTATTACGGCCCCTTCGCCAGCGTCTGGGCGGTGAACCGCACGGTCAACGCGCTGCAGCGCGCCTTCCTCCTGCGCTCCTGCTCCGACAGCTACTTCGAGAACCGCACCAGGCCCTGCCTGCTCTACCAGATCAAGCGCTGCTCGGGCCCTTGCACCAAGGAGATCTCGGTCGAGGATTACGCCGGCCTCGCCGCGGAGGCGCGGGGCTTTCTGTCCGGCAAGTCCAACGCCGTGAAGGAGCGCATGGCCGCCGAGATGCAGGCCGCCTCCGACGCCTGGGAGTTCGAGAAGGCGGCGCGCTACCGCGACCGCATCGCCGCGCTCGCCGCCATCCAGGGCGTGCAGGGCGTGAACACGCAAGGGATCGAGGAGGCCGACGTCTTCGCCCTCGACGAGCAGGCCGGCCAGTTCTGCATCGAGGTCTTCTTCTTCCGCAACTGGCAGAACTGGGGCAACCGGGCCTATTTCCCGAAGGCCGACCGCAGCATGACGCCGGCCGAGGTGCTGGCCTCGTTCCTGGCCCAGTTCTACGACGACAAGCCGGCGCCCCGGCTGGTGCTCACCTCGCACGAGATCGAGGATGCGGAGCTGCTGGCCGCTGCGCTTTCGACCCGGGGCGAGAACCGGGTCGAGATCCATTCCCCGAAACGCGGCGAACGGAAGAACCTCGTCGACTACGCCGCCCGCAACGCCCGCGAGGCGTTGGCCCGGCGCCTCGCCGACACCGCCTCGCAGGGCAAGCTCCTCGCCGCGCTCGGCACGTCGTTCGGGCTGGCCTCCGCGCCGCGGCGGATCGAGGTCTACGACAACTCGCACATCATGGGGACGAACGCGGTGGGCGCGATGATCGTCGCCGGGCCGACGGGCTTCATGAAGACCCATTACCGCACCTTCACCATCAAGTCCGAGGAGGTGAAGCCCGGCGACGATTACGGCATGATGCGCGAGGTGCTGCAGCGCCGCTTCGCCCGCCTGGTCAAGGAGCATCCCCGCACGAAGGCCGAGGCCGCGATCGCCGCCGCCGAGGGCGGGCCGCCGGAGCCGGAGCCCGCGCCCGATCCGGCCGACACCGACGTTTTTCCGGCCTGGCCCGACCTGGTGCTGATCGACGGCGGCCGGGGCCAGCTCGAGGCGGCCCGCAAGGCGCTCGACGAAGTCGGGGTGACCGACGTGCCGCTCGTCGGCATCGCCAAGGGGCGCGACCGGGATGCGGGGCGCGAGACCTTCTTCGTGCCCGGCCAGGCGCCCTTCCGCCTGCCGCCGCGGGACCCGACGCTCTACTTCGTCCAGCGCCTGCGCGACGAGGCCCACCGCTTCGCCATCGGGGCGCACCGGGCCAAGCGCAAGCGCGAGATGGTGCGAAACCCCCTCGACGAGATCCCGGGGGTGGGGCCGACCCGCAAGCGCGCCCTTTTGCACCATTTCGGGACGGTGAAGGCGATCCAGCGGGCGGCGCTGGAGGATCTCGCCAGAACGCCCGGCGTCAACGCCGCGACGGCCCGGGCGGTCTACGACTTCTTTCATGCCGATGCGTGA
- a CDS encoding glycosyltransferase family 61 protein yields the protein MTLRVCRTPRTPRLRRDLPAVRVVENVLYLPHSEARGQPSALFDAARHFIPESVDVRGSGTTPSWQRTDWPQDWPDGPPASVAEAPEETYLFLGGAHLHYGHFLVTTLPRFWPLLRAQAPAPVLCYAPAHPALWQPFRFAVDILALLGLDVRDIHAFEAPMRLRRAIVPAPAFQEEGFAHTVFRDLCREIGAGCYAPDEVDADERPAYLAKTRLSGGVRRFANEEAVTEILAREGVEILHPEAMSFSDQVRLFARRQVVAGSLGSALHTALFAPSGRRVVALSPGPRINPTFLLVDALCGNAVAYLHQPGTAETEPGAFGSQQTLTDPRAAADGLLRRMDRMRAASAPGRGVLSAAWSRLGRMAGRGRT from the coding sequence ATGACGCTTCGCGTTTGCCGGACGCCCCGGACCCCGCGTCTCCGGCGTGACCTGCCGGCCGTGCGGGTGGTCGAGAACGTCCTCTACCTGCCGCACAGCGAGGCGCGGGGCCAGCCTTCGGCCCTGTTCGATGCCGCGCGCCACTTCATCCCCGAGAGCGTGGATGTCCGCGGGAGCGGCACCACGCCATCCTGGCAGCGCACCGACTGGCCACAGGACTGGCCGGACGGCCCGCCGGCGAGCGTGGCCGAGGCGCCGGAGGAGACCTACCTCTTCCTCGGCGGGGCGCACCTGCATTACGGGCACTTCCTGGTCACCACCCTGCCGCGGTTCTGGCCGCTGCTGCGCGCTCAGGCCCCGGCGCCGGTCCTGTGCTACGCCCCGGCCCATCCCGCGTTGTGGCAGCCCTTCCGCTTCGCCGTTGACATCCTGGCGCTCCTCGGCCTCGACGTGCGCGACATCCACGCCTTCGAGGCGCCGATGCGCCTGCGCCGTGCGATCGTACCGGCTCCCGCGTTCCAGGAGGAAGGCTTCGCCCACACGGTCTTTCGCGACCTGTGCCGCGAGATCGGGGCCGGCTGCTACGCTCCGGACGAGGTCGATGCGGACGAAAGGCCGGCCTACCTCGCCAAGACGCGGCTGTCCGGCGGCGTGCGCCGCTTCGCGAACGAGGAGGCGGTGACGGAGATCCTGGCGCGGGAGGGCGTCGAGATCCTGCACCCGGAGGCGATGAGCTTTTCGGATCAAGTCCGGCTCTTCGCCCGTAGGCAGGTGGTCGCGGGCTCCCTCGGCTCGGCCCTGCACACCGCGCTCTTCGCGCCGTCCGGTCGTCGGGTGGTGGCGCTGAGCCCCGGCCCGCGGATCAACCCCACCTTCCTGCTCGTCGACGCCCTATGCGGCAATGCCGTCGCCTATCTCCACCAGCCCGGCACGGCTGAGACCGAGCCGGGGGCCTTCGGCAGCCAGCAGACCCTCACCGATCCGCGGGCCGCCGCCGACGGGTTGCTGCGGCGGATGGACAGGATGCGGGCTGCCTCGGCTCCCGGGCGGGGTGTGCTGTCGGCGGCGTGGTCGCGGCTGGGCCGGATGGCCGGGCGGGGGCGGACTTAG